The following are encoded in a window of Campylobacter concisus ATCC 51562 genomic DNA:
- a CDS encoding LPS export ABC transporter periplasmic protein LptC yields MVEALVVKIFYFVVAIFSVVMIFLAAQDPYLANVLKIDTKISNMQINDVIDYEINSTKISGVYEADELNRYNDKDEFLSFKAKILRGNLKHFLSSDKAISQNDEIIFQKNANYENNDSLRFISDEVIYGTKTKIVRSEANFTLIRNNDKALGESGSYDLAKKQTQVKGLRAWVEENQRF; encoded by the coding sequence GTGGTCGAAGCGTTGGTTGTAAAAATTTTCTACTTCGTCGTGGCCATTTTTAGTGTCGTGATGATATTTTTGGCAGCTCAAGATCCATACCTTGCAAATGTTTTAAAGATCGACACAAAGATATCAAATATGCAGATAAATGATGTGATAGATTATGAGATAAATTCCACGAAAATAAGCGGAGTATACGAGGCTGACGAGCTAAATAGATACAATGATAAAGATGAGTTTTTGAGTTTTAAGGCAAAAATTTTAAGAGGAAATTTAAAACATTTTTTAAGCTCAGACAAAGCAATCTCACAAAATGACGAAATCATCTTTCAAAAGAATGCGAACTATGAAAACAACGATAGTTTGAGATTTATAAGTGACGAAGTGATATATGGAACAAAAACAAAAATAGTAAGATCTGAAGCAAATTTCACGCTCATAAGAAATAATGATAAGGCACTGGGCGAGAGTGGAAGCTATGATCTTGCTAAAAAACAAACGCAGGTAAAAGGGTTAAGGGCATGGGTAGAAGAAAATCAGCGATTTTAG
- the queC gene encoding 7-cyano-7-deazaguanine synthase QueC, whose amino-acid sequence MYNSSKNKRQNMKKAVCIMSGGMDSTLCAVMAKKAGYDIVALHFDYGQRTMKREKRAFNEICERLGITKKMSLDVSFIAQIGGNSLTDESLQIRKDGVEKDVPNTYVPFRNGIFISVAAALAEKENAQAIYIGVVEEDSSGYPDCKESFIKSINEAINLGTSPSFSCEIITPLVNLSKADIVAKSLELGSPLELTWSCYESDDEACGLCDSCRLRLNGFKKANATDKIAYKNQKFSL is encoded by the coding sequence TTGTATAATTCTAGCAAAAATAAAAGGCAAAATATGAAAAAAGCGGTTTGTATAATGAGTGGCGGCATGGATAGTACGCTTTGTGCTGTAATGGCAAAAAAGGCTGGATATGATATCGTAGCGCTTCATTTTGACTATGGCCAAAGAACGATGAAACGCGAAAAACGTGCATTTAACGAAATTTGCGAAAGACTAGGTATTACAAAAAAGATGAGTTTAGATGTTAGCTTTATTGCCCAAATAGGCGGAAATTCTTTAACCGATGAAAGCTTGCAAATAAGAAAAGATGGAGTAGAAAAAGATGTACCAAATACTTACGTGCCTTTTCGAAATGGCATTTTTATCTCGGTCGCTGCCGCACTTGCTGAAAAAGAAAATGCACAAGCTATATATATCGGTGTCGTAGAAGAAGATAGTTCAGGCTATCCTGACTGCAAAGAAAGCTTCATAAAAAGCATAAACGAGGCTATAAATTTGGGTACATCGCCTAGTTTCTCATGTGAGATAATTACTCCACTTGTAAATTTAAGTAAGGCTGACATCGTAGCAAAATCTCTTGAGCTTGGCTCGCCGCTAGAGCTAACCTGGAGCTGCTACGAGAGCGATGACGAGGCATGCGGACTTTGCGATAGCTGCAGACTAAGGCTAAATGGCTTTAAAAAGGCAAACGCCACTGATAAAATCGCATATAAAAATCAAAAATTTTCCTTATGA
- a CDS encoding septal ring lytic transglycosylase RlpA family protein yields MSYHKSLKFYIGLSFTLLVTGCSWNGAPFTPSGPTNVKGNNSASIQKATMRPYTINGKTYYPTVVSVGDKASGTASWYGPNFHGKTTSNGEIYNMYNMTAAHKTLPMNTILKVTNLRNQKSVIVRVNDRGPFVADRVLDLSKAAATKLDIIGTGTAPVSMEVIGFNEDINAIASINTQTKPTSTGIKVPNPVSPTAPTGGIIISSEQRVVGGDFMVQIGSFKNLEGANRYQREHQSIDGYKSVVRTFTIDGSTIYRVFLNGFRSEDEARDYARSGKFQGAFIVRG; encoded by the coding sequence TTGTCATACCATAAGAGCCTAAAATTTTATATAGGACTAAGTTTTACTCTTCTAGTTACTGGTTGCTCTTGGAATGGGGCACCATTTACACCAAGTGGCCCAACTAATGTAAAGGGCAATAACTCAGCTTCTATCCAAAAAGCAACAATGAGACCTTACACGATAAATGGCAAAACATACTACCCAACCGTTGTAAGCGTGGGCGATAAGGCAAGTGGCACGGCAAGCTGGTATGGTCCAAATTTTCATGGTAAAACAACCTCAAACGGCGAAATTTATAATATGTACAACATGACTGCAGCACACAAAACTTTGCCGATGAATACGATCCTTAAGGTAACAAATTTAAGAAATCAAAAAAGCGTCATTGTGCGTGTAAACGATCGCGGACCTTTTGTGGCTGATAGGGTTTTAGACCTTTCAAAGGCGGCTGCAACTAAACTTGATATTATCGGTACAGGCACGGCTCCAGTCAGTATGGAAGTCATAGGCTTTAATGAAGATATTAATGCTATTGCAAGCATTAATACTCAAACAAAACCAACAAGTACTGGTATAAAAGTGCCAAATCCAGTCTCTCCGACAGCTCCAACTGGAGGCATTATTATTTCGTCAGAGCAACGGGTCGTAGGTGGAGATTTTATGGTGCAAATTGGCTCATTTAAAAACCTCGAGGGTGCAAACAGATATCAAAGAGAGCATCAAAGCATAGATGGCTATAAGTCGGTAGTTAGGACATTTACTATAGATGGATCTACCATTTATAGAGTATTTTTAAATGGCTTTAGAAGTGAAGACGAGGCCAGGGATTATGCAAGAAGCGGTAAATTCCAAGGTGCATTTATAGTAAGAGGTTAG
- a CDS encoding lytic transglycosylase domain-containing protein, protein MKAMLKIFLMFACSTLLLANTPEKSSYDTQVKILKELDIDAGFMKTSHYAKMRQGIKQSQLETFTEALKNGYMYIPMVKEQIKKSGVPESFFYLAMIESGFSNHTVSNAKATGMWQFMEQTARLHGLKVGQYVDERKDPVESTIAATNYLKSLKNQFGKWYLAAMAYNCGDGALKRAIQKAGTDDLVTLLDAEKKYLPAETRNFVIKILRAAYTAKDADFLMSKDSSLLNINGGLKLVKVKVPGGTNLAQIGDSIGLSTKKMKNNNPHLKFVFTPPTLKDYYVYIPENKKQLFAENFKPFNGKNNFYAYVVKKGETLLSISKKTGVSHRAIKDYNELSTNAVSYNQKLIIPFSAQNKSQNYIVQTGDTIASLSKKFNVSEKDLKDANSFASSNLNVGANIVIP, encoded by the coding sequence ATGAAAGCAATGCTTAAAATATTTTTAATGTTTGCATGTAGTACCTTGCTACTAGCAAATACACCTGAAAAAAGCTCATACGACACTCAGGTAAAAATTTTAAAAGAGCTGGATATTGACGCTGGCTTTATGAAGACTTCTCACTATGCAAAGATGAGGCAAGGTATCAAACAATCGCAACTTGAAACATTTACAGAAGCCCTAAAAAATGGTTATATGTATATACCGATGGTAAAAGAGCAGATCAAAAAATCAGGCGTACCTGAGTCATTCTTTTATCTAGCTATGATAGAATCAGGCTTTTCAAATCACACAGTCTCAAACGCAAAAGCTACTGGCATGTGGCAGTTTATGGAGCAAACGGCTAGACTGCATGGTCTAAAGGTAGGACAGTATGTCGATGAGAGAAAAGATCCAGTAGAGTCTACTATTGCAGCTACAAATTATCTAAAGTCGCTTAAAAATCAATTTGGCAAGTGGTATCTAGCAGCTATGGCCTATAACTGCGGCGATGGAGCCTTAAAAAGAGCCATACAAAAAGCTGGCACAGATGATCTTGTAACACTTCTTGATGCTGAGAAAAAATACCTTCCAGCTGAAACTAGAAATTTTGTTATTAAAATTTTAAGAGCAGCATATACCGCAAAAGACGCGGACTTCTTGATGTCTAAAGATTCATCTTTATTGAATATAAACGGAGGACTAAAGCTTGTAAAAGTAAAAGTTCCAGGCGGTACAAATTTAGCTCAAATAGGCGATAGTATCGGCCTTAGTACAAAAAAAATGAAAAACAACAATCCGCACTTAAAATTTGTATTTACTCCACCAACTCTAAAAGATTATTATGTTTATATCCCTGAAAATAAAAAGCAGCTTTTTGCAGAAAATTTCAAGCCATTTAATGGTAAAAACAATTTTTATGCCTATGTTGTAAAAAAAGGCGAAACACTACTTTCTATCTCTAAAAAAACAGGTGTTAGTCATAGAGCGATCAAGGACTACAACGAGCTTAGCACAAATGCCGTAAGCTATAATCAAAAACTAATTATTCCATTTTCTGCCCAAAATAAATCTCAAAACTATATAGTCCAAACTGGTGACACGATAGCTTCTTTATCTAAAAAATTTAATGTGAGTGAAAAAGATTTAAAAGATGCAAATTCTTTTGCTAGTTCAAATTTAAATGTTGGAGCAAATATTGTCATACCATAA
- a CDS encoding diguanylate cyclase has protein sequence MERILVVDDNKALAKLIVMQMEKTIDDMTIDVAYSFAEAKTLISEHDKDYFMTILDLNLPDAPNGEIVDYALSKGLSAIVLTGSIDDETRQNFINKDIVDYVYKGNMDDINYIFQMINRLSKNRQYKVLVVEDSLPFRNMIKKILTSLQFKVLAAAHGEEAMNYFADNPDINLIITDYRMPVKDGLEVLKEVRKEKDKNSLGVIVMTSPSEKTDASIFLKNGASDFIAKPFSKEELICRVNNTIEAMENINKIANFANRDFLTGVYNRRFFYSDVEEYIQAAEETNEPYAFAMIDVDYFKKINDTYGHDGGDKVLKSIAKILNDNTKGSDIVARFGGEEFCVVLKKINKEEAVKFFVNLRAKVAENKVTIKKEKVKVTISIGVSFGNGHCEIDDMLEACDSVLYTAKENGRNRVEIAL, from the coding sequence ATGGAAAGAATCCTTGTAGTTGATGATAATAAGGCGTTAGCAAAACTGATTGTTATGCAAATGGAAAAGACTATCGATGATATGACAATTGATGTCGCATACAGTTTTGCCGAGGCTAAGACATTAATTAGCGAGCATGACAAAGATTATTTTATGACTATTTTGGATTTAAATTTGCCAGATGCTCCAAATGGCGAAATTGTTGATTATGCGCTTTCCAAAGGGCTTTCGGCTATCGTTTTAACAGGTAGCATTGACGATGAAACAAGGCAAAATTTCATAAATAAAGATATTGTGGATTATGTTTATAAAGGAAATATGGACGATATCAACTATATCTTTCAAATGATAAATAGACTGAGCAAAAATAGACAATACAAGGTTTTGGTTGTCGAAGACTCGCTTCCTTTTAGAAATATGATAAAAAAGATATTAACTAGCCTTCAGTTTAAGGTTTTGGCCGCAGCTCACGGCGAAGAGGCAATGAACTATTTTGCGGATAATCCTGATATAAATCTTATAATAACTGATTATAGAATGCCGGTAAAAGACGGTCTTGAAGTTTTAAAAGAGGTTAGAAAAGAAAAAGATAAAAATAGTCTTGGCGTAATCGTTATGACATCTCCTAGCGAAAAGACTGACGCGTCAATATTTTTAAAAAATGGTGCGAGCGATTTTATAGCAAAACCATTTTCAAAAGAAGAGCTAATATGCCGTGTTAATAATACGATTGAAGCGATGGAAAATATAAATAAGATAGCAAATTTTGCAAATCGTGACTTCTTGACCGGAGTTTATAATAGAAGATTTTTTTATTCCGACGTGGAAGAGTATATCCAAGCAGCTGAAGAGACCAATGAGCCTTATGCTTTTGCAATGATTGATGTTGATTATTTTAAGAAGATAAATGATACATATGGCCATGATGGTGGAGATAAGGTACTAAAATCAATCGCAAAAATTTTAAATGACAACACAAAAGGAAGTGACATCGTTGCTAGATTTGGTGGCGAAGAATTTTGCGTTGTCCTTAAAAAGATAAATAAAGAAGAAGCTGTTAAATTTTTTGTAAATTTGCGAGCCAAAGTAGCTGAAAATAAAGTAACTATAAAAAAGGAAAAAGTAAAAGTTACTATATCAATAGGCGTATCTTTTGGCAATGGGCATTGCGAGATAGACGATATGCTTGAAGCTTGCGATTCAGTACTTTACACCGCAAAAGAAAATGGTAGAAATAGAGTAGAAATAGCTTTATGA
- the yihA gene encoding ribosome biogenesis GTP-binding protein YihA/YsxC, translating into MIRPLGAKFITSSPSIKEAPSFVTSEVVFLGRSNVGKSSLINTLVNQKNLAKSSSTPGKTQLINFFEAEFCEQKDEQEEKDKFKLILVDLPGFGYAKVAKSKHDEWRKNLDEFLKFRSDIRLFIHLIDARHFDLDIDVNVDAYLKSFLRADQKILNLYTKSDKLNQSQKSAVMKFDPSGILVSTLNKSGIEKAREAIINNALGR; encoded by the coding sequence GTGATAAGGCCACTAGGTGCTAAATTTATCACATCAAGTCCAAGTATAAAAGAGGCTCCAAGCTTCGTAACAAGCGAAGTCGTCTTTTTGGGGAGATCAAATGTTGGTAAAAGTAGCCTCATAAATACACTTGTAAATCAAAAAAATTTAGCCAAAAGCTCATCAACTCCCGGCAAAACGCAGCTTATAAATTTCTTTGAGGCCGAGTTTTGTGAGCAAAAAGATGAGCAGGAAGAAAAAGATAAATTTAAGCTCATTTTGGTTGATTTGCCAGGCTTTGGCTATGCAAAAGTGGCAAAGTCAAAGCATGATGAATGGCGTAAAAATTTAGATGAGTTTTTGAAATTTAGAAGCGACATAAGACTTTTTATACATCTAATTGATGCTAGGCATTTTGATTTAGATATAGACGTAAATGTGGATGCTTATCTAAAAAGCTTTTTAAGGGCTGATCAGAAAATCTTAAATTTATATACAAAAAGTGATAAGCTAAATCAAAGCCAAAAGAGTGCGGTAATGAAATTTGACCCAAGTGGTATCTTGGTCTCAACTCTTAATAAAAGCGGTATCGAAAAGGCTAGAGAAGCTATCATAAATAACGCTCTTGGTAGATAA
- a CDS encoding KdsC family phosphatase yields the protein MIEIIFLDVDGCLTDGKIIYNANGEELKFFDVKDGYAIESWLKLGKKVAIITGRKSAIVERRAEDLKINHVYQGVGNKFEVASEILKFEGLSFKNAAAIGDDYNDYKILNAVAWSFKPKDAIKELDVKTKLKHKGGNGAVREMIELIIKSENLYDEWSKRWL from the coding sequence ATGATAGAGATTATATTTTTAGATGTTGATGGCTGCCTGACTGATGGCAAGATCATCTACAATGCAAACGGCGAAGAGCTTAAATTTTTTGATGTAAAAGACGGCTACGCGATAGAAAGCTGGCTAAAGCTTGGCAAAAAAGTAGCTATCATAACTGGCAGAAAGTCAGCCATCGTTGAGCGAAGGGCTGAGGATCTAAAGATAAATCACGTCTATCAAGGTGTTGGTAATAAATTTGAAGTGGCGAGTGAGATATTAAAATTTGAAGGGCTTAGCTTTAAAAACGCAGCAGCTATCGGCGATGACTACAATGACTATAAAATTTTAAATGCAGTTGCTTGGAGCTTTAAGCCAAAAGACGCGATAAAAGAGCTTGATGTAAAGACAAAACTAAAGCACAAAGGTGGCAATGGCGCGGTTAGAGAGATGATCGAGCTTATTATAAAATCAGAAAATTTATATGACGAGTGGTCGAAGCGTTGGTTGTAA
- a CDS encoding TatD family hydrolase has protein sequence MIIDTHCHLDSKVYDPDLDKILDEARNLGLKGFIIPGADINDLPKAAKIARENSDIFFAAGVHPYDKESFSIEILRNFAKDEKCVAIGECGLDYFRLPKDENEKIKEKENQKRIFLAQLDLAVELKKTVILHIREANEDSFNILKEYAPKLEAGAILHCYNASPLLLELCKFGNFYFGIGGVLTFKNAKNLVEILPKIPFDRIVIETDAPYLTPEPNRGKRNEPAFTTFVAKKIAEILNLEFEVVCEKTSNNAKRLFKCFA, from the coding sequence ATGATTATAGATACACATTGTCATTTGGATAGTAAAGTTTATGATCCTGATCTTGATAAAATTTTAGACGAAGCTAGAAATTTAGGGCTAAAAGGCTTTATTATCCCGGGAGCTGATATCAATGATTTACCAAAAGCGGCTAAAATAGCGCGTGAAAATTCTGACATTTTCTTTGCCGCTGGAGTTCATCCATATGATAAAGAGAGTTTTAGCATTGAAATTTTAAGAAATTTTGCTAAAGATGAAAAGTGTGTGGCGATTGGTGAATGCGGTCTTGACTACTTTCGCTTGCCAAAAGATGAAAATGAAAAGATAAAAGAAAAAGAGAATCAAAAACGTATTTTTTTAGCTCAACTTGATTTAGCTGTTGAGTTAAAAAAAACCGTTATTCTTCACATTAGGGAGGCTAATGAGGACTCTTTTAATATCTTAAAAGAGTATGCACCAAAGCTTGAAGCTGGAGCAATTTTGCACTGCTATAATGCTTCGCCACTTCTTTTAGAGCTTTGTAAATTTGGGAATTTTTACTTTGGCATAGGCGGTGTTTTAACATTTAAAAATGCTAAAAATTTAGTCGAAATTTTGCCAAAAATCCCATTTGATAGGATAGTTATTGAAACTGACGCTCCTTATCTCACGCCAGAACCAAATCGCGGTAAGAGAAATGAGCCGGCGTTTACGACATTTGTTGCTAAAAAGATAGCTGAAATTTTAAACCTTGAGTTTGAAGTTGTTTGTGAAAAAACTTCAAATAATGCCAAAAGGTTGTTTAAGTGCTTTGCTTAA
- the lptA gene encoding lipopolysaccharide transport periplasmic protein LptA, producing MGRRKSAILAVILGFTFLNAEQVEITSNDFFADENKQTSEFIGNVNIKKGSFDELKADKVVVYFDKKRQPIKYVATGNARAKIFIKDKHYDGKGNTLTYEPAKQVYTVSGNGYLHEVETDKNVYGEKIVVNQKDGTYSVNSDEKKPVKFIFQVEEKDK from the coding sequence ATGGGTAGAAGAAAATCAGCGATTTTAGCGGTGATATTGGGTTTTACATTTTTAAATGCAGAGCAAGTCGAGATCACATCAAATGATTTTTTTGCAGATGAGAATAAGCAAACTAGTGAATTTATAGGTAATGTAAATATCAAAAAGGGCTCATTTGATGAGCTTAAGGCAGACAAAGTGGTCGTCTATTTTGACAAAAAACGTCAACCTATAAAATATGTGGCCACTGGCAATGCTAGAGCAAAAATTTTTATAAAAGATAAGCACTACGATGGCAAAGGCAATACTCTTACATACGAGCCAGCAAAACAGGTCTATACTGTTAGTGGAAATGGCTATTTGCATGAGGTAGAAACTGATAAGAATGTTTATGGTGAAAAGATAGTTGTCAACCAAAAAGATGGCACATATAGTGTAAATAGTGATGAGAAAAAGCCTGTTAAGTTTATCTTTCAGGTAGAGGAAAAAGATAAGTGA
- the mrdA gene encoding penicillin-binding protein 2 produces MRMRIVFSVIALFWIILLGRIYHLSINSNTYYNEIAEQNAIKTIYIPPVRGIIFDAHDKPMAVNRLGFSVSIRPHLSANKKVKILDDELAYIGSLFSDLNVTKLKNEYIKNDSAYNQDFINVVEFIDYDKFLPFFASLSLRENLEIRPASKRHYPYNDLASHIIGYVGRANQKDMDNDPLTKLTNYIGRSGVERFYNPILQGIQGFKKIKVNALNEEIEQINYQAPQSQNIKLAVDLELQQFVADVFGKDAGSVIVMSLKDGAIIAAGSFPEYDLNPFVLGISQPEWEELVKNVDHPFTNKLINGLYPPGSVVKMGMALAFLDNGMSKYDSFFCSGSYELGGRKFRCWNSHGHGNVNMNTAIRESCDDYFYKGSQKIGIDAIVPILERMGFGRKTEVDLPNEFVGTLPSREWKMRKYGKAWFQGETLITSIGQGNFLVTPMQVAKYTAGLATGLNVTPHFLKSIDDKDVDFTPTDDAFTPFEKSQLPAIRHAMYEVANHPRGTANRHFIGSLVKVAAKTGTAQVVGISQTEKKRMKEEDMAYLQRSHAWMTTYAPYEDPQYVITMVIEHGGHGGSAAGPKIAQIYNKLVEMGYINLEKIQSDQNKKQDNKKK; encoded by the coding sequence ATGAGGATGCGCATCGTCTTTAGTGTGATCGCTCTTTTTTGGATTATACTTTTGGGACGAATTTATCACCTAAGCATCAACTCAAATACTTACTACAACGAGATCGCAGAACAAAACGCGATAAAGACTATTTATATTCCGCCAGTTAGGGGTATCATCTTTGATGCACATGATAAGCCAATGGCTGTTAATCGTCTTGGCTTTTCAGTATCCATTAGACCTCATTTAAGCGCCAATAAAAAAGTAAAAATTTTAGATGATGAGCTAGCTTACATTGGCTCACTATTTAGTGATCTAAATGTCACAAAGCTTAAAAATGAATACATAAAAAATGACTCAGCTTATAACCAAGATTTTATAAATGTGGTTGAATTTATTGATTATGATAAATTTTTGCCATTTTTTGCATCACTTTCTTTGCGTGAAAATTTAGAGATAAGGCCCGCTTCAAAACGCCACTATCCGTATAACGATCTAGCTTCTCACATCATCGGCTATGTCGGTAGGGCAAATCAAAAAGATATGGATAATGATCCTTTGACAAAGCTTACAAATTATATTGGAAGAAGTGGCGTGGAACGGTTTTATAATCCGATCTTACAAGGAATTCAGGGTTTTAAAAAGATAAAGGTAAATGCCTTAAATGAAGAGATCGAACAGATAAACTATCAAGCACCACAAAGTCAAAATATCAAGCTTGCAGTCGATCTTGAGCTTCAGCAGTTTGTCGCTGATGTCTTTGGTAAGGATGCAGGAAGCGTCATAGTTATGAGTCTAAAAGACGGTGCTATCATAGCTGCTGGTAGCTTTCCAGAGTACGATCTAAACCCATTTGTGCTTGGAATTTCTCAGCCTGAATGGGAAGAGCTTGTAAAAAATGTCGATCATCCTTTTACAAATAAGCTAATAAACGGCCTTTATCCGCCAGGATCTGTCGTAAAAATGGGTATGGCACTTGCGTTTTTGGATAATGGCATGAGCAAATACGATAGCTTTTTTTGTAGTGGCTCGTATGAGCTTGGAGGGCGTAAATTCCGCTGCTGGAACTCTCACGGACATGGAAATGTTAATATGAATACGGCAATTAGAGAGAGCTGTGATGATTATTTTTATAAAGGTAGTCAAAAGATAGGGATTGACGCTATCGTGCCGATACTTGAGCGTATGGGATTTGGTAGAAAAACCGAGGTTGATTTGCCAAATGAGTTTGTGGGGACTTTGCCAAGCAGAGAGTGGAAGATGAGGAAGTATGGTAAAGCATGGTTTCAAGGTGAGACTCTCATCACTTCTATCGGCCAGGGAAATTTCTTAGTCACGCCTATGCAAGTGGCAAAATATACAGCAGGCCTTGCAACTGGGCTAAATGTGACTCCACATTTTTTAAAGAGCATTGATGACAAGGATGTTGATTTTACACCAACAGATGATGCTTTTACGCCGTTTGAGAAATCACAGTTACCAGCCATTAGGCATGCAATGTATGAAGTGGCAAATCACCCAAGAGGCACGGCAAATAGGCATTTTATTGGAAGCCTAGTTAAAGTTGCTGCAAAGACCGGTACTGCCCAGGTCGTTGGAATTTCTCAAACTGAAAAGAAACGTATGAAAGAAGAGGATATGGCGTATTTACAAAGATCTCATGCGTGGATGACTACATATGCGCCTTATGAAGATCCGCAATATGTCATTACAATGGTTATCGAGCATGGTGGCCATGGTGGAAGTGCGGCTGGGCCAAAAATCGCTCAAATTTATAATAAACTCGTTGAAATGGGATATATAAATTTAGAAAAAATCCAAAGCGATCAAAATAAAAAACAAGATAATAAGAAAAAATAA
- the hisB gene encoding imidazoleglycerol-phosphate dehydratase HisB, with protein MLELTRNTKETQISMKLKIYGSGVAKISTGIGFFDHMLEAFTKHSLLDLEISCKGDTHVDFHHSVEDVGIVLGQLLKEALYPLSGVERFGEASVVMDEAAVFCALDLSNRAYLVYENFNENAKVGEFDTELVEEFFRAVAINSGITLHLNQIRGKNTHHIIEATFKSFAVALRRALAKNARIGTPSTKGVL; from the coding sequence ATTTTAGAACTAACTAGAAATACAAAAGAGACACAAATCTCAATGAAGCTTAAAATTTATGGCTCTGGGGTTGCAAAGATAAGCACAGGTATTGGTTTTTTTGACCATATGCTTGAAGCTTTTACAAAGCATTCTTTGCTTGATCTTGAAATTTCATGCAAGGGCGACACGCATGTGGATTTTCACCACAGCGTTGAGGATGTTGGCATAGTTTTGGGTCAGCTTTTAAAAGAGGCCTTGTATCCACTAAGCGGCGTTGAGAGATTTGGCGAGGCAAGCGTTGTTATGGATGAGGCGGCTGTTTTTTGTGCACTAGATCTTAGCAATAGAGCCTATCTTGTCTATGAAAATTTTAATGAAAACGCCAAAGTAGGGGAGTTTGACACTGAGCTTGTGGAGGAGTTTTTTAGGGCAGTTGCTATAAATTCTGGTATCACGCTTCATTTAAATCAAATTCGCGGTAAAAACACTCACCACATCATCGAAGCAACGTTTAAATCATTTGCCGTAGCACTTCGTAGAGCACTTGCTAAAAACGCAAGGATAGGCACGCCAAGCACAAAGGGTGTTTTATGA